ATCGAGACCATGGGGCTGCAGGCCTCCGGGCTCACTGTCTCCTTCGACAGCGCTTCGTCGACGTGCACGGTGGCGGGCTCGTGCGAGGATCAGTCGACCAAGGAGAAGATTCTGCTGGCTGCGGGCAATGTCGCCGGCGTCGGTAAGGTGGAAGATCAGCTGACTGTGGTGAACGCGCAGCCCGAGGCGCAGTACTACGAGGTGCAGAAAGGCGACACCCTGTCCAAGATCTCCAAGCAATACTACGGCGACCCGAACAAGTACAACGCCATCTTCGAGGCAAACAAGCCGATGCTGTCGCACCCGGACAAGATCTATCCCGGGCAGAAGCTGCGCATCCCGCCGCAACCCTGATCCGGGCAGCCGGGCGGCGGCAGGCGAGCGGCCCGGCTACTCGTCGCTGTAACCCACCTCGCGAAGGAATG
The genomic region above belongs to Betaproteobacteria bacterium and contains:
- the lysM gene encoding peptidoglycan-binding protein LysM; the encoded protein is MGLMTFLKDAGEKLFGHGEAKAAATAATPADLDRAAGDAIKHYIETMGLQASGLTVSFDSASSTCTVAGSCEDQSTKEKILLAAGNVAGVGKVEDQLTVVNAQPEAQYYEVQKGDTLSKISKQYYGDPNKYNAIFEANKPMLSHPDKIYPGQKLRIPPQP